A DNA window from Sphingomonas profundi contains the following coding sequences:
- the ubiA gene encoding 4-hydroxybenzoate octaprenyltransferase has product MDPQPVSEPAEAVPAEIVPDSERRGLIAAMPAAARPFLSLARVDRPIGAWLLYWPGAWAIALAGGAVRRWDLLLWFALGAFVMRAAGCVYNDIVDRDLDAQVARTRLRPLASKRVSLTAAWIWLVALCLVGLVVLLRLAPVARIVALASLALVAAYPFMKRITWWPQAWLGLVFSWAALVGWPAVTGTLPAPALLLYAGSVLWVIGYDTIYALQDVEDDALAGVRSSARALGSRARGGVACFYAGAVGLWGAAIWAVRPQPLALAALLPVALHLAWQVTALRPADGADALAKFRTNRFAGLLMALACLVIGQSA; this is encoded by the coding sequence ATGGACCCTCAACCCGTCAGCGAACCGGCCGAAGCCGTGCCGGCCGAGATCGTGCCAGATAGCGAGCGGCGCGGGCTGATCGCGGCGATGCCGGCGGCGGCGCGGCCGTTCCTCTCGCTGGCGCGGGTGGATCGGCCGATCGGCGCGTGGCTGCTGTACTGGCCGGGCGCGTGGGCGATCGCGCTGGCGGGCGGGGCGGTGCGGCGGTGGGATCTGCTGCTGTGGTTCGCCCTGGGCGCGTTCGTGATGCGGGCGGCGGGCTGCGTCTACAACGACATCGTCGATCGCGATCTCGACGCGCAGGTGGCGCGCACCCGCCTGCGTCCGCTGGCGAGCAAGCGGGTGAGCCTGACGGCGGCGTGGATCTGGCTCGTCGCCCTCTGTCTCGTCGGGCTCGTCGTGCTGCTGCGGCTGGCGCCGGTGGCGCGGATCGTCGCGCTCGCCAGCCTGGCCCTGGTCGCCGCCTATCCGTTCATGAAGCGGATCACCTGGTGGCCGCAGGCGTGGCTGGGCCTCGTCTTCTCGTGGGCGGCGCTGGTCGGCTGGCCGGCGGTGACGGGCACGCTGCCGGCGCCGGCGCTGCTGCTCTACGCCGGATCGGTGCTGTGGGTGATCGGCTACGACACGATCTACGCGCTGCAGGATGTGGAGGACGATGCGCTGGCCGGCGTCCGATCCTCGGCCCGCGCGCTGGGGTCGCGGGCGCGGGGCGGCGTCGCCTGCTTCTATGCCGGCGCGGTTGGGCTGTGGGGGGCTGCGATCTGGGCGGTGCGGCCGCAGCCGCTGGCGCTGGCGGCGCTGCTGCCGGTGGCGCTCCACCTCGCCTGGCAGGTGACGGCGCTGCGCCCGGCGGACGGCGCCGACGCACTCGCGAAGTTCCGCACCAACCGCTTTGCCGGGCTGCTGATGGCGCTCGCCTGCCTGGTGATCGGCCAGTCTGCCTGA
- a CDS encoding DedA family protein, translating into MFEHILGWVAGLIVGFISATGYLGIVLLMAIESACIPLPSEVIMPFSGYLVSTGRFDLWAVATAGAIGCNLGSILPYEAGKRGGRPVVERWGKYFLVDLHDLDRAERFFARFGSIATLIGRLLPVVRSFIALPAGVARMPLVKFHVYTFVGSWPWCFGLAWVGRELGEHWNSDPRIKALFHRADLIIGIAIVLAVGYFLYRRLAKRRAARP; encoded by the coding sequence CTGTTCGAACATATTCTCGGCTGGGTCGCCGGGCTCATCGTCGGCTTCATCTCGGCCACGGGCTATCTCGGCATCGTGCTGCTGATGGCGATCGAATCGGCCTGCATTCCGCTGCCGTCGGAGGTCATCATGCCCTTCTCCGGCTACCTCGTCTCGACCGGGCGGTTCGATCTGTGGGCGGTGGCGACGGCGGGCGCGATCGGCTGCAATCTCGGCTCGATCCTGCCCTATGAGGCGGGCAAGCGCGGCGGCCGGCCGGTGGTGGAGCGGTGGGGCAAATATTTCCTCGTCGATCTGCACGATCTCGATCGGGCCGAGCGGTTCTTCGCACGCTTCGGCAGCATCGCCACGCTGATCGGACGGCTGCTGCCGGTGGTCCGCTCGTTCATCGCGCTGCCGGCGGGCGTGGCGCGGATGCCGCTCGTCAAGTTCCACGTCTACACCTTCGTCGGCTCGTGGCCGTGGTGCTTCGGCCTGGCCTGGGTGGGCCGCGAACTGGGCGAACACTGGAACAGCGATCCGCGGATCAAGGCGCTGTTCCATCGCGCCGATCTGATCATCGGCATCGCCATCGTGCTGGCGGTCGGCTACTTCCTCTACCGCCGCCTCGCCAAGCGCCGCGCCGCCCGCCCGTGA